Proteins encoded together in one Thermoanaerobaculum aquaticum window:
- a CDS encoding glycosyltransferase family 2 protein translates to MSVELSVVVPVFNEEENLPELYRRLTAVLGTAASSWEILFVDDGSRDRSWEIIRGLAENDPRVRGLRFSRNFGHQMAFAAGLDHARGQAVVIMDADLQDPPELIPQLLAKHREGFEVVYAVRTARHGETFFKRLTAKLFYRLLARITSVQIPLDTGDFRLMGRRAVEAFRRLPERHRFTRGLVAWLGFPQTGVPYERAPRHAGTTKYPLRKMLRFAVDAITSFSHVPLQLATWLGFIVSGFAFFYILVVIALKFAGISWPGYTSIMAAILFLGGVQLVMVGLLGEYVGRIYDEVKHRPLYLVAEEAGSREQGSMRHTNR, encoded by the coding sequence GTGAGCGTTGAACTTTCGGTTGTGGTGCCGGTCTTTAACGAGGAGGAAAACCTCCCGGAGCTTTATCGGCGCTTGACGGCGGTCCTCGGCACTGCTGCTTCCTCCTGGGAAATCCTTTTTGTGGACGACGGCTCCCGGGATCGCAGCTGGGAGATCATCAGGGGCCTGGCGGAGAACGATCCTCGCGTGCGGGGTTTGCGCTTTTCCCGCAACTTCGGCCACCAGATGGCCTTTGCCGCAGGGCTCGATCACGCCCGGGGCCAGGCGGTGGTGATCATGGATGCCGACCTTCAGGACCCCCCGGAGCTCATCCCGCAGCTTCTGGCCAAGCATCGAGAGGGCTTCGAGGTGGTTTATGCGGTGCGCACCGCGCGCCACGGGGAAACGTTTTTCAAGAGGCTCACCGCCAAGCTCTTTTACCGGCTCTTGGCGCGCATTACCTCGGTGCAAATCCCTTTGGACACCGGGGATTTTCGCCTCATGGGCCGGCGGGCGGTGGAGGCTTTCCGGCGACTCCCCGAGCGCCACCGCTTTACCCGCGGGTTGGTGGCGTGGTTGGGCTTTCCGCAAACCGGCGTGCCCTACGAGCGAGCTCCCCGTCATGCCGGCACCACCAAGTACCCGCTGCGCAAGATGCTGCGCTTTGCCGTGGATGCCATTACCTCCTTTTCCCACGTGCCCCTGCAGCTGGCTACCTGGCTGGGGTTTATCGTTTCGGGATTTGCGTTCTTTTACATCCTGGTGGTGATTGCCCTCAAATTTGCGGGGATTTCCTGGCCGGGCTATACGTCAATTATGGCAGCCATTTTGTTCTTGGGTGGTGTGCAGCTGGTGATGGTGGGGCTTTTAGGGGAGTACGTTGGGCGCATTTACGACGAGGTGAAACACCGCCCGCTTTACCTGGTGGCCGAGGAGGCAGGCTCCCGCGAGCAGGGGAGTATGCGTCACACAAATCGGTGA
- a CDS encoding type III secretion system chaperone family protein, translating to MGLYEKLVEFFKRDNWEFRTIPHYQAIEMGVAGENSTYRLVALADEERSIVRFLVFLEGKIPEPRRRDIMEFLTRANYGLLLGNFEMDLSDGEVRFRCSTSTEGSELSYEQYRNMLYISVGIMDRYYPGLQRVVQGSADPAAAIADIES from the coding sequence ATGGGGCTTTACGAGAAGCTGGTGGAGTTTTTCAAGCGGGACAACTGGGAGTTCCGCACCATCCCCCACTATCAGGCCATCGAGATGGGGGTGGCCGGGGAAAACAGCACCTACCGGTTGGTGGCTCTGGCCGATGAGGAGCGGTCCATCGTGCGCTTTTTGGTGTTCCTGGAAGGCAAAATTCCGGAGCCCCGGCGCCGGGACATCATGGAGTTCCTCACCCGCGCCAACTACGGCTTGCTCCTGGGCAACTTCGAGATGGATCTTTCCGACGGCGAGGTGCGCTTCCGCTGCTCCACCAGCACCGAAGGCAGCGAGCTTTCCTACGAGCAGTACCGCAACATGCTGTACATCAGCGTGGGGATCATGGACCGCTACTACCCTGGCCTGCAGCGGGTGGTGCAGGGTTCCGCCGATCCCGCTGCCGCCATTGCCGACATTGAGTCCTGA